The following are encoded together in the Cicer arietinum cultivar CDC Frontier isolate Library 1 chromosome 2, Cicar.CDCFrontier_v2.0, whole genome shotgun sequence genome:
- the LOC140919487 gene encoding uncharacterized protein produces MPLVPYKPPIPFSQRFTKAKIEEQFRKFVELLKKVNINISLTEALSQMPSYAKFLKEILSNKRKLDNNETIALIKESSAIIQNKFPPKLKDRFSIPCVIGDISFERALRDFGASVSLMPLLVCKKLDVDELKSTKYFLQLADGSIKYLMEILEDVLTKVGYLFISTDFVVLEMEEDSQVPILLGRTFLATSGAVIDVKYGKLVFNVGDEKIEFNLSNLMKSHSLEYSLKG; encoded by the coding sequence ATGCCTCTGGTACCGTACAAACCACCCATACCATTTTCACAAAGATTCACCAAGGCTAAAATTGAAGAGCAGTTTAGAAAGTTTGTGGAACTTTTGAAAAaggtaaatataaatatttcgtTAACTGAAGCACTGTCTCAAATGCCATCATATGCTaagtttttgaaagaaattttatcaaacaaaagaaaacttGACAACAATGAGACGATTGCTCTAATTAAGGAAAGTAGTGCCATAATTCAGAATAAATTTCCTCCCAAACTTAAAGATCGTTTTTCTATTCCTTGTGTTATTGGTGATATAAGTTTTGAACGTGCTTTGCGTGATTTTGGGGCTAGTGTGAGCCTCATGCCTTTATTGGTTTGTAAGAAGCTTGATGTGGACGAGTTAAAGTCTACAAAATATTTCTTACAGCTAGCTGACGGATCTATCAAGTATCTGATGGAAATATTAGAAGATGTTCTTACCAAAGTGGGATATTTGTTTATATCGACTGACTTTGTGGTGTTGGAAATGGAAGAGGACTCCCAAGTCCCAATTCTTCTTGGCAGAACTTTTCTAGCCACATCAGGAGCTGTTATTGATGTGAAATATGGGAAGCTTGTTTTCAATGTGGGTGATGAAAagattgaatttaatttgtctaaccttatGAAAAGTCATTCTCTTGAATATTCATTGAAAGGTTGA
- the LOC105851638 gene encoding cytochrome P450 CYP736A12-like gives MHFHILVFILFTFIFTYLLFKLFLHPKEKSINNKKAPGPAKLPIIGNLHLLGTLPHRSLHSLSIKYGPIMSLQLGQVPTIIVSSSKAAELFLKTHDIVFASRPKIQASKLISYDSKGLAFSEYGPYWRSVRKLCTLKLLSPSKVEMFGPIRKEELGVLVKSLEKASMVGEVVNVSEVVGNLIEEIMCKIILGRSKYEQFDLKKLIQEALALIGSFNMADYVPWLGAFDLQGLTRACKRVSKSLDEVLEVIITEHEQATKIDKTHREDFVNILLSIMHQPIEFENEHNLIIDRTNIKAILLDMIVAGIDTSSTVIEWALSELIRHPRVMKNLQDEITNEVGNKRMVEENDLNKLNYLDMVVNETLRLYPVGPLLIPRECRESRTIDGYFIKKKTRVMINAWAIGRDLNVWSENADEFYPERFIDKKMNYQGQEFDSIPFGSGRRRCPGIQLGLVTVKLVIAQLVHCFNWKLPYNMSPSNLNMEEKFGLTMPRAQHLYAIPSYRLAGDAKHE, from the exons atgcattttcacATACTCGTTTTCATTCTCTTCACTTTCATTTTCACATATCTTTTATTCAAACTTTTCTTACATCCAAAAGAAAAAAGCATAAACAATAAAAAGGCACCAGGTCCAGCAAAACTTCCAATAATAGGAAATCTCCACTTATTAGGCACTCTTCCCCATCGATCTCTTCATTCACTCTCCATCAAATATGGTCCCATCATGTCCTTACAATTGGGCCAAGTCCCAACTATTATCGTTTCATCTTCAAAAGCAGCAGAATTATTCCTCAAAACTCATGATATTGTTTTTGCAAGTCGACCAAAGATTCAAGCATCTAAGCTCATCTCTTACGATTCCAAAGGGTTGGCTTTTTCTGAGTATGGTCCTTATTGGCGTAGTGTGAGGAAATTGTGCACTTTGAAACTTCTCAGTCCTTCCAAAGTTGAGATGTTTGGTCCTATTAGAAAGGAAGAGTTGGGTGTTTTGGTTAAGTCATTGGAGAAAGCTTCTATGGTGGGTGAAGTTGTGAATGTTAGTGAGGTTGTAGGGAACCTTATTGAGGAAATTATGTGTAAAATAATATTGGGTCGAAGTAAGTATGAGCAATTTGACTTGAAGAAGTTGATTCAAGAAGCATTGGCTTTGATCGGATCTTTTAATATGGCTGATTATGTTCCTTGGTTAGGTGCATTTGATCTTCAG GGATTAACACGAGCTTGTAAAAGAGTGAGTAAATCACTTGATGAAGTTCTGGAGGTGATAATAACAGAGCATGAACAAGCTACTAAAATAGACAAAACTCATCGTGAAGACTTTGTAAACATACTTCTCTCAATAATGCACCAACCCATAGAATTCGAAAATGAACACAATCTTATTATTGATCGAACTAACATCAAAGCTATTTTACTAGACATGATTGTGGCAGGAATTGATACTTCTTCTACCGTGATTGAGTGGGCTTTATCTGAACTTATAAGACATCCAAGAGTGATGAAAAACCTTCAAGATGAGATAACAAATGAAGTAGGAAATAAGAGAATGGTTGAAGAGAATGATTTAAATAAGTTGAATTACTTAGATATGGTTGTTAATGAAACCTTAAGGCTTTATCCTGTTGGACCCTTACTAATTCCTCGTGAGTGTAGAGAGAGCAGAACAATTGATGgttattttattaagaaaaagaCACGAGTAATGATAAATGCATGGGCTATTGGGAGAGATCTTAATGTTTGGTCAGAAAATGCTGATGAATTTTATCCAGAGAGATTTATTGACAAGAAAATGAACTATCAAGGACAAGAGTTTGATTCTATACCATTTGGTTCTGGTCGTAGGCGTTGTCCTGGGATTCAATTGGGTTTGGTTACTGTTAAATTGGTTATAGCTCAATTGGTGCATTGCTTTAATTGGAAACTTCCATATAATATGAGTCCTTCCAATTTGAATATGGAGGAGAAATTTGGACTCACTATGCCAAGAGCTCAACACTTGTATGCAATACCTAGTTATCGCTTGGCAGGAGATGCCAAACATGAATAA